A region from the Streptosporangium sp. NBC_01756 genome encodes:
- a CDS encoding cytochrome P450 family protein, with translation MTDVRPGAGGVPEIDLTDIDVLSDPAAAYGRVRECSPLARLLAPGMRPMWVLTRHEDARAMLSDPRFELGADSFMRPPGIPEHCLAYMRTMQEMEGPEHARLRRLVSPAFTARRAVDFRPRIEPIVESLLDGLADHAEDGAVDLLAHFARPLPIEVICELVGIPESDRPRWREYGAAVAAGWGQAFADAIPGIMEGAKAAVAARRAEPGDDLISDLIRSQAGDEGRLSDTEMVTLVWNLVLAGQTPTNLVANAVETLLRHPGQLAALRADTGLMPRAVEELTRWCGPQLLTIPRHPREDVEMYGVPIRKGEPVTAAIVSANRDPRAFADPDRFDIGRDAGASGHLGYAHGPHFCLGAALARAQTEIALTALLRRFPDLVLAPGSPATGRVPDPGTWRLASLPVTL, from the coding sequence ATGACCGACGTCAGACCGGGTGCCGGCGGCGTTCCCGAGATCGACCTGACCGACATCGACGTGCTCAGCGACCCCGCCGCCGCGTACGGACGGGTCAGGGAGTGCTCGCCGCTGGCGCGGCTGCTGGCCCCCGGCATGCGCCCGATGTGGGTTCTGACGCGACACGAGGACGCCAGGGCGATGCTGAGCGACCCGCGGTTCGAGCTCGGCGCCGACAGCTTCATGCGGCCCCCCGGCATCCCCGAGCACTGCCTGGCCTACATGCGGACCATGCAGGAAATGGAAGGCCCGGAGCACGCGCGGCTGCGCAGGCTGGTGTCGCCCGCGTTCACCGCGCGCCGCGCCGTCGACTTCCGGCCGCGGATCGAGCCGATCGTCGAGAGCCTGCTCGACGGCCTGGCCGATCACGCCGAGGACGGCGCGGTGGATCTGCTGGCGCACTTCGCGCGGCCGCTGCCGATCGAGGTGATCTGCGAGCTGGTCGGCATTCCCGAGTCTGACCGGCCACGCTGGCGGGAGTACGGCGCCGCGGTGGCGGCCGGCTGGGGGCAGGCGTTCGCCGACGCGATACCCGGCATCATGGAGGGCGCCAAGGCGGCGGTCGCGGCCCGGAGAGCCGAGCCCGGCGACGATCTGATCTCCGACCTCATCCGCAGCCAGGCCGGCGACGAGGGCCGGCTCAGCGACACCGAGATGGTCACCCTGGTCTGGAACCTGGTGCTCGCCGGGCAGACGCCGACGAACCTCGTCGCCAACGCCGTCGAAACCCTGCTCCGCCACCCCGGTCAGCTCGCCGCGCTGCGTGCGGACACCGGCCTCATGCCCCGCGCCGTCGAGGAGCTGACCCGCTGGTGCGGGCCGCAACTGCTGACCATTCCCCGTCACCCGCGAGAAGACGTCGAGATGTACGGCGTGCCGATCCGCAAGGGCGAACCCGTCACCGCCGCCATCGTCTCCGCCAACCGAGACCCGCGCGCGTTCGCCGACCCCGACCGGTTCGACATCGGCCGCGACGCGGGAGCGTCGGGACACCTCGGCTACGCCCACGGGCCGCACTTCTGTCTCGGAGCCGCGCTGGCCCGGGCGCAGACCGAGATCGCGCTCACCGCGCTGCTGCGCCGTTTCCCCGACCTGGTGCTCGCCCCCGGCTCACCGGCCACGGGGCGGGTCCCCGACCCGGGCACCTGGCGCCTGGCCTCACTGCCGGTGACCCTCTGA
- a CDS encoding TetR/AcrR family transcriptional regulator, which translates to MSRLTRAEMQERNRGKVLAAAREEFTERGFRDAKIDSIAERAELTRGAVYSNFPGKRALYFAVLADLAERAPEPPHPEPGRTAREALSAFARAWVTRLPLATAEPHDPARLGMDLMSEVIVEERTRLPFAQLMRFDALLLGLALERLRPPEPPAGRLVGVAEAVLTTLHGASQMAAAAPGFIEPFTIVSVCEQLADLDLGDVWQPPHIPYIPRARPADEPWSPPPAVDVIRGGPARLAGDGVVAILGLHRLEAAEEAVRAAPPEATVTAVLVTGDSDELAPLARLVIAELRSCLRQAFPPSAWPRLQVVYDESGVLAAAAGMPAVSDGTEAAVRIEAGRIVARADGRGACHAAASAG; encoded by the coding sequence ATGAGCCGGCTCACCAGGGCGGAGATGCAGGAACGCAACCGGGGCAAGGTGCTGGCCGCGGCCAGGGAGGAGTTCACCGAACGGGGCTTCCGTGACGCGAAGATCGACAGCATCGCCGAGCGCGCCGAGCTCACCCGTGGCGCGGTCTACTCCAACTTCCCCGGCAAACGGGCTCTCTACTTCGCCGTCCTGGCCGACCTCGCCGAGCGCGCCCCCGAGCCGCCGCACCCGGAGCCGGGCCGCACCGCCCGCGAGGCGCTCAGCGCGTTCGCCCGCGCCTGGGTCACCCGGCTCCCTCTCGCCACCGCCGAACCGCACGACCCGGCCCGACTCGGCATGGACCTGATGTCCGAGGTCATCGTCGAGGAACGGACCCGGCTGCCGTTCGCACAGCTGATGAGGTTCGACGCGCTCCTGCTCGGACTGGCCCTGGAGCGGTTGCGCCCGCCCGAGCCGCCGGCCGGCCGCCTGGTGGGCGTGGCCGAGGCCGTGCTCACGACCCTGCACGGCGCGAGCCAGATGGCCGCCGCCGCACCCGGCTTCATCGAGCCCTTCACCATCGTCAGCGTCTGCGAGCAGCTCGCGGATCTCGATCTGGGCGACGTGTGGCAGCCTCCGCACATCCCGTACATTCCGCGGGCGCGGCCCGCCGACGAGCCCTGGTCCCCGCCGCCCGCCGTGGACGTCATCCGCGGCGGACCCGCACGGCTCGCGGGCGACGGCGTGGTGGCGATCCTCGGCCTGCACCGGCTTGAGGCCGCCGAGGAGGCGGTACGGGCCGCACCGCCCGAGGCCACGGTCACCGCCGTCCTGGTCACCGGCGACTCCGACGAGCTGGCCCCGCTGGCCCGGCTGGTCATCGCCGAACTCCGCAGCTGCCTGCGTCAGGCTTTCCCGCCGTCGGCATGGCCGCGCCTGCAGGTGGTGTACGACGAGTCGGGCGTCCTCGCCGCAGCGGCCGGTATGCCCGCCGTCAGCGACGGGACCGAGGCCGCCGTCCGCATCGAGGCGGGCCGGATCGTCGCCCGCGCCGACGGCCGCGGCGCCTGCCACGCGGCCGCGTCGGCCGGTTAG